A stretch of Triticum aestivum cultivar Chinese Spring chromosome 1D, IWGSC CS RefSeq v2.1, whole genome shotgun sequence DNA encodes these proteins:
- the LOC543213 gene encoding gamma-gliadin B-I precursor, which produces MKTFLVFALIAVVATSAIAQMETSCISGLERPWQQQPLPPQQSFSQQPPFSQQQQQPLPQQPSFSQQQPPFSQQQPILSQQPPFSQQQQPVLPQQSPFSQQQQLVLPPQQQQQQLVQQQIPIVQPSVLQQLNPCKVFLQQQCSPVAMPQRLARSQMWQQSSCHVMQQQCCQQLQQIPEQSRYEAIRAIIYSIILQEQQQGFVQPQQQQPQQSGQGVSQSQQQSQQQLGQCSFQQPQQQLGQQPQQQQQQVLQGTFLQPHQIAHLEAVTSIALRTLPTMCSVNVPLYSATTSVPFGVGTGVGAY; this is translated from the coding sequence ATGAAGACCTTCCTCGTCTTTGCCCTCATCGCCGTTGTGGCGACAAGTGCCATTGCACAGATGGAGACTAGCTGCATCTCTGGTTTGGAGAGACCATGGCAGCAGCAACCATTACCACCACAACAGTCATTTTCACAACAACCACCATtttcacaacaacaacaacaaccattacctCAACAACCATCATTTTCGCAGCAACAACCACCATTTTCGCAGCAACAACCAATTCTATCGCAGCAACCACCATTTTCACAGCAACAACAACCAGTTCTACCGCAACAATCACCATTTTCGCAGCAACAACAACTAGTTTTAcctccacaacaacaacaacaacaacttgtGCAACAGCAAATCCCTATTGTTCAGCCATCCGTTTTGCAGCAGCTAAACCCATGCAAAGTATTCCTCCAGCAGCAGTGCAGCCCTGTAGCAATGCCACAACGTCTTGCTAGGTCACAGATGTGGCAGCAGAGCAGTTGCCATGTGATGCAACAACAATGTTGCCAGCAATTGCAGCAAATCCCCGAACAATCCCGCTATGAAGCAATCCGTGCCATCATCTACTCCATCATCCTGCAAGAACAACAACAGGGCTTTGTCCAACCTCAGCAGCAACAACCCCAACAGTCAGGTCAAGGTGTCTCCCAATCCCAACAGCAGTCGCAGCAGCAGCTCGGACAATGTTCTTTCCAACAACCTCAACAGCAACTGGGTCAACAgcctcaacaacaacaacaacaggtaCTACAGGGTACCTTTTTGCAGCCACACCAGATAGCTCACCTTGAGGCGGTGACTTCCATTGCACTCCGTACCTTGCCAACGATGTGCAGTGTCAATGTGCCGTTGTACAGCGCCACCACCAGTGTGCCATTCGGCGTTGGCACCGGAGTTGGTGCCTACTGA
- the LOC123162138 gene encoding protein DETOXIFICATION 12 has protein sequence MVAPAFTIFINHTHVAWAELWSGGSMDSSSDAPLLAARWEEPGSTSRRWCREAAQLAGLAAPMVVVMLLQVTMQFISTVMVGHLGDVALAGAAIANSLTNVSGFSVLIGLAGGLETLCGQAYGAEQYHTLSLCTYRSIIALLVVSVPISIVWCFIPEVLPLMGQEPQIANEAGKYALWLIPGLFAFGVTQCFSKFLQCQSLIFPMVLSSLITIAVFLPLCWFMVYKVGMGNAGAALSVSICDWVEVTFLGLYIKFSPSCEKTRAPPSWEAFRGIGSFMRLAVPSALMICLEWWSYELLVLLSGMLPNPALETSVLSICVSTMILLANLPYGIGIATSVRVSNELGAGNTQGPRLVVCVALSIVVCSAFLVSTTLLLLRHFIGIAFSNEEEVRRYVTRMVPLLSISAITDSLMAVLQGVSRGCGWQHLGAYVNLGAFYLVGIPVALYFGFAMQLRAKGFWIGILAGGATQVTLLSVITATTNWNKMADKAKERIFEDRLPTQ, from the exons ATGGTAGCTCCCGCATTTACCATTTTCATTAACCACACCCACGTTGCTTGGGCAGAGCTTTGGTCGGGGGGATCCATGGACTCTTCTTCCGATGCGCCGCTGCTGGCCGCGAGGTGGGAAGAGCCCGGCAGTACCAGCCGGCGCTGGTGTAGGGAAGCCGCGCAGCTGGCGGGGCTTGCGGCGCcgatggtggtggtgatgctgcTGCAGGTCACGATgcagttcatctccaccgtcatgGTGGGGCACCTCGGCGACGTCGCGCTCGCCGGTGCGGCCATCGCCAACTCCCTCACCAACGTCTCCGGCTTCAGCGTCCTT ATTGGACTGGCAGGCGGATTGGAAACTCTTTGTGGGCAGGCCTATGGAGCAGAACAATATCATACATTATCTTTATGTACCTACAGGTCCATCATTGCACTTCTTGTTGTGAGTGTGCCCATCTCCATTGTTTGGTGTTTCATCCCGGAAGTACTTCCTCTCATGGGCCAGGAACCACAAATTGCAAATGAGGCTGGCAAATATGCATTATGGCTTATCCCTGGTTTATTTGCCTTCGGTGTTACTCAATGCTTTTCAAAGTTTCTGCAATGTCAAAGCCTAATATTTCCAATGGTTCTTAGCTCCTTGATTACAATTGCGGTATTTCTTCCTCTTTGCTGGTTCATGGTTTACAAAGTTGGGATGGGTAATGCTGGAGCTGCTTTATCCGTTAGCATTTGTGATTGGGTTGAAGTGACTTTTCTTGGCCTTTACATTAAGTTCTCACCCTCTTGTGAGAAAACACGCGCTCCACCATCGTGGGAAGCTTTTAGAGGGATTGGCAGTTTCATGCGTTTGGCTGTACCATCGGCTCTTATGATTTG TCTGGAGTGGTGGTCTTACGAGCTGCTTGTTCTGCTTTCCGGGATGTTACCAAATCCTGCACTGGAAACCTCTGTGCTTTCTATATG CGTATCTACAATGATACTGTTGGCCAACCTTCCTTACGGCATTGGAATAGCTACCAG TGTGCGCGTCTCAAATGAATTAGGCGCCGGCAACACACAAGGTCCCCGCTTGGTGGTGTGTGTTGCCTTGTCTATTGTGGTCTGCTCAGCATTCTTAGTGAGCACAACTCTTCTATTACTGCGCCACTTTATTGGAATTGCGTTCAGCAATGAGGAAGAGGTCAGGCGTTATGTCACAAGAATGGTACCCCTACTTTCCATTTCAGCAATTACAGACAGCCTCATGGCAGTCCTTCAAG GTGTGTCTCGGGGCTGTGGATGGCAGCATCTAGGGGCTTATGTTAACCTGGGTGCCTTCTATCTTGTTGGTATCCCCGTTGCACTCTACTTTGGTTTTGCAATGCAACTAAGAGCAAAGGGGTTTTGGATTGGCATACTGGCTGGTGGAGCCACACAGGTCACTCTCCTGTCTGTTATTACGGCTACCACAAACTGGAACAAGATG GCCGACAAGGCGAAGGAGAGAATATTTGAGGACAGGCTTCCAACACAATAA